The genomic DNA TCAAGGAACCGGTTGGACGGGGCACGACGTCGTCTTGGATGTCTTTCCAAACGTCTTCGCCTACGGCGTGCTGCTGGTCCCCGACAACATCCCCGCGGGCGAGCAGCGGCCAGTCGTCGTCTGCCAACATGGGCTGGAAGGGCAACCGCGAGACACCTTCGCCGACAGCCATCGCGCCTATCACGACTACGCAGCCAAACTGGCCGAAGCCGGCTACATCGTCTTCGCGCCACAGAACCCCTACAAAGGCAAAGACGCATTCCGCACGCTGCAACGCAAATCGTACCCCGTCGGCAAGACGCTGTTTTCGATCATCGCGTCGCAGCACCAACAGATCCTCGATTGGCTGAAAACGATCCCCAGCGTCGATCCCCAGCGGATCGCGTTTTACGGTCTGTCGTACGGGGGCAAATCGGCGATGCGTTTGCCCGCGTTGCTGCCCGATTATTGCCTGTCGATCTGCAGCGCCGACTTCAACGACTGGGTCTGGAAAAACGCTTCGACGCGAGCTCGATACAGTTACATCGGAACCGGCGAATACGAGATCTATGAGTTTGGTTTAGGCAAGACCTTCAACTATGCAGAGATGGCGGCACTGATCGCGCCGCGGCCGTTTATGGTCGAACGAGGACACTACGACGGCGTGGGGCCAGACGATCGCGTGGCCAAAGAGTTCGCCAAAGCGAGGTTCCTGTACGCGGCGAGGTTGAAGCTGCCCGAGCGATGCGAAATCGAATGGTTTGACGGACCGCATATGATCAACGCCGTCGGCAGCTTTGAATTTCTCGACCGCCATCTGCGGAGCGGCGACGAGTCGCCGCTGCCGCCGAAAAACTAACTCGACTCGTGACCGCGCGTCGCCGCAGTGAGACGCTCGTTGCGGCGGCGCTGCCGATAGTATTTCAGCCCCGGAAAGAAGAACGATCCGGCGGCGACGACGCCGAAGATCAGATGAGCTTGCGCTGGCCAAACCGCCATCGCCACAGCCGACAACAACAGCGCGGCGACTTGGATGTAGAACGCTCCGCTCAACATCGCCGCTTTGACGACAAAGACCATCGCCGCGATCACGCCCACCAACGGCGTCAGGCTCAGCACCGGCAAGCCCAAACTGGCCTCCATCGGAAACAACGCCGCGATCCCCAACATGCTGGCGCCCCAGACGTGCGCGATCTGGCGTTCGACAAAGGTGACCGGCCCCATCCGCCGTCGCAGGACCCAAAACACGGTTGCCCAAGCGACCCAGCCGACGGTCCATAGCGCCGCAAAAGCCAGTTGGTTGGTGATTCCGTAAGCCTGCAGTCTCCAGGTGAGGGCGCAAGCGACCAACAGGACCAAGCTGTGCCACATCCATAACACGCCCCAATTTTCGAGCACTGCGGCGTGATGAGTTTCCCGCAGCGCGCGGCCGAGCACTTGGGCGAATCGACCGCTCCGCGCCGCAACCGGCTCGCTGCTGAGAAAGGCATCCAGATCGTCGGCCAATTCCGCCGCCGTGGCGTAGCGGAGGTCGGGCGGTTTCTGCAGGCACTTGATCACGATCATCTCCAAATCGCGATCGATCCCCTGTCGCAAAGCGCGGGGCGGCAACGGCTCCTGCTCCAAGACCATCATCACCATTTCGACCGCCGAATCGGAGACCAACGGCGGGCGACCGACCAATGCGTGGTACAGGACACAGCCGAGGCTGTAGACGTCGCTGGCGGGACCGATCAGCCCACGCCGCCCCGCCGCCTGCTCGGGCGACATATAACAAGGCGTCCCCAGAACGGCGCCGCTGCGCGTCACATCGGCATCGTCGGAGATCTGTTTGGCCAAACCAAAATCGGTGACCAGCGGCCGCCCGTGCGAATCGATCAAGATGTTCGAAGGTTTGAGATCGCGATGCAGAATGCCGCGGGAATGAGCGAATTCGACCGACCGAGCGACCTGGCTGACGATCCGAGCCGCCTCGCGTTGCGGCAACAAACCGTCGTGGATCCGGTCGGCCAACGTGGGACCGGGAACATATTGCATGCTGAAGAACGAACGGCCGTCGAATTCATCGACGTCGTAAACCGGAACGATTCCGGGATGTTCCAACCGCGCCGCCGCGACCGCTTCGGAATCGAATCGCGCTTGATCGGTCTCGCTAGCCAAGCGGCCCTGAGCGATCATCTTGACGGCGACTTCGCGATTCAGACTGATCTGCAGCGCTCGAAAGACCACGCCCATCCCGCCGCGACCAATCTCCTCCAGCAATTCATAATCGCCCAACCGCAGCGGCAATTGGTACATCCCCTCGCTAACGCTTGCGGCTTCGGTCGCCGGCGATCCATCCTCCTGATACGCCTCTCCCGCAACACCGGCAACCACGACGGCTCCCCACAAACTGCGAAGATCTTTCGCCAACAGCGGATGCTGCCGACAGACCTGTTCGAGATCGACCGGCACATTGCGAGCGACGCGATCGGCCAGATCCGACAACAGCTCGGCAAGCTGATGATCCCGATCTTCGGATTCGTTGACAACGGGATCTGACACCGGACACTCCTTCGCGTCGAGCAGAGAATCTCCCAACAAACATCGCACTCACCATCAAACGAACCGGTTGCGGTTCGCCACAAGAGCGTACGCAGATGCTTGCAAACCTTGCTACTAGCGATCCAAGGCGATGAGACATAAAATGGCGCTCAACATCCTTTGCGGTTGATGATCAACCCAATAGGCGGTGGTCTGCAGCACCAAGGAACGCGATTGTGAGTCGTGGAACAAACACCCAACGAGCACAAATTGCCCTCACCACCATACTCACTCATCTGGAGGATGGAAGTGGCACAAATGCGGAATTGCCCGTCATCGGCCCGTCGCACGAAGCGATCTCCAGCATTCTGGACCAGTTTCGCAACGGCACCGACGCAGACCAGTTAGATCTGCTGACCGATCTGATCATCCAAGACATGAAACTGGGATGGCGGAGCGGAAGCCCCAAGGATCTGGAATCGTATCTTTCCCAGTGGCCTCACCTGGCGCAATACGCACTGAATATGCGGCAGATGTTGACCGCCGAGGTGACGTTTCGGGCAGCGTTTGCCGAACCGATCGACCGCGAATCGGTGCAGCAGCGATTTCCCGACGTGCCGCTCGATGCAGCCGAGTTCGACGACTGGACCGAGGCCGGAATCCGGCTGGGCGTCGAGGAA from Rosistilla oblonga includes the following:
- a CDS encoding serine/threonine protein kinase, with protein sequence MSDPVVNESEDRDHQLAELLSDLADRVARNVPVDLEQVCRQHPLLAKDLRSLWGAVVVAGVAGEAYQEDGSPATEAASVSEGMYQLPLRLGDYELLEEIGRGGMGVVFRALQISLNREVAVKMIAQGRLASETDQARFDSEAVAAARLEHPGIVPVYDVDEFDGRSFFSMQYVPGPTLADRIHDGLLPQREAARIVSQVARSVEFAHSRGILHRDLKPSNILIDSHGRPLVTDFGLAKQISDDADVTRSGAVLGTPCYMSPEQAAGRRGLIGPASDVYSLGCVLYHALVGRPPLVSDSAVEMVMMVLEQEPLPPRALRQGIDRDLEMIVIKCLQKPPDLRYATAAELADDLDAFLSSEPVAARSGRFAQVLGRALRETHHAAVLENWGVLWMWHSLVLLVACALTWRLQAYGITNQLAFAALWTVGWVAWATVFWVLRRRMGPVTFVERQIAHVWGASMLGIAALFPMEASLGLPVLSLTPLVGVIAAMVFVVKAAMLSGAFYIQVAALLLSAVAMAVWPAQAHLIFGVVAAGSFFFPGLKYYRQRRRNERLTAATRGHESS